The proteins below are encoded in one region of Sulfolobus islandicus Y.N.15.51:
- a CDS encoding AbrB/MazE/SpoVT family DNA-binding domain-containing protein, whose product MAVEEIVKVSRNYQVTIPAKVRQKFQIKEGDLVKVTYDESEGVVKIQLLKEPWK is encoded by the coding sequence ATGGCAGTAGAAGAAATAGTAAAAGTATCAAGAAACTATCAAGTAACAATTCCAGCAAAAGTAAGACAGAAGTTTCAAATTAAGGAAGGAGATTTAGTTAAAGTAACCTACGATGAAAGTGAGGGAGTAGTAAAAATACAGTTACTGAAGGAGCCTTGGAAGTAG
- a CDS encoding ABC transporter permease produces MNRILLTVSALVKDNLRNRFVIFWIIIFPIIITLLFGLVFGGFSSYFHVIVAVEGDYGLAKYLNTTEIFQGLTNVSLKYAVEHDYIYVKVNGSSFTIYTSKQNQEFVPVLESVIDQYYQKVNNTRDFTVLQISGYTYYYYLISGIIGIISLSNGILSTIGVSASYFRDRIIERLATSPLKSYEWVISLIIYVIIITLISTAAVIILGILFGFIPIIGIEFLGFLVISTLLFGGLGAIIYGLTPKDKIFLSEIVANVLVFPLMFLSNAFFPPNVYPPIVRIFVEYQPLSVIITIIRDLIVYGVSPNPILVSIVFFFTVLFLYAGGRLLKLREID; encoded by the coding sequence ATGAATAGGATATTACTGACTGTTTCTGCATTGGTTAAGGATAATTTAAGAAATAGATTCGTAATCTTCTGGATAATAATATTTCCTATTATCATAACGTTACTATTCGGTCTCGTATTTGGGGGTTTTAGTAGTTATTTTCACGTTATTGTTGCAGTGGAGGGAGATTATGGTCTAGCCAAGTATCTTAATACCACTGAGATATTTCAAGGATTAACTAACGTAAGTCTAAAATACGCAGTAGAGCATGACTATATTTACGTCAAGGTGAATGGGTCTAGTTTCACAATATATACCAGTAAGCAAAATCAAGAGTTTGTACCAGTATTAGAGTCAGTTATTGACCAGTATTATCAAAAGGTTAATAATACACGTGACTTCACAGTTTTACAAATATCAGGATATACTTATTATTATTATTTAATATCTGGAATAATAGGGATAATATCACTCTCTAATGGAATACTTAGTACGATAGGAGTTTCGGCTAGTTATTTCAGAGATAGGATAATCGAAAGATTAGCTACATCTCCATTAAAGAGTTATGAGTGGGTGATCTCACTAATAATCTATGTGATAATTATAACACTAATTTCCACAGCTGCAGTAATAATTCTGGGAATTCTATTTGGTTTTATACCAATAATAGGTATAGAATTCTTGGGATTCTTAGTAATCTCAACCTTATTATTTGGTGGCCTAGGGGCAATAATCTACGGATTAACACCAAAGGATAAGATATTTCTTTCAGAGATAGTGGCTAACGTTCTAGTATTTCCGCTAATGTTCTTGAGTAATGCCTTCTTCCCTCCTAACGTATATCCGCCGATAGTAAGAATATTTGTAGAATACCAACCATTATCTGTAATTATAACAATTATACGAGATTTAATAGTATACGGTGTATCGCCAAATCCCATATTAGTCTCCATAGTTTTCTTCTTTACCGTACTCTTCCTTTATGCGGGAGGACGACTTTTAAAGTTAAGAGAAATTGACTAA
- the lrs14 gene encoding HTH-type transcriptional regulator Lrs14, whose protein sequence is MSETQLSEGTRIKLPSGKDAGLVDILSFCYGLSETDVTVLLALMKGDARGTEELESDLKLSKASINRSLNKLLEMGLVMRIKEPGNKAGRPRYLYKARDYTELKGKMLSDIKDCADKMAQLVEKEFKPL, encoded by the coding sequence ATGTCGGAAACCCAATTAAGTGAGGGAACTAGAATAAAGCTACCATCTGGAAAGGATGCTGGTCTAGTGGATATTTTGTCATTTTGCTATGGTCTATCGGAAACTGATGTCACAGTATTATTAGCCTTAATGAAAGGCGATGCTAGAGGTACTGAAGAGTTGGAAAGTGATCTTAAGCTTTCTAAAGCTTCAATTAATAGAAGTTTAAACAAGTTACTTGAGATGGGATTAGTAATGAGAATAAAGGAGCCAGGGAACAAGGCTGGAAGACCAAGATATTTATACAAGGCTAGAGATTATACTGAGCTTAAAGGTAAGATGCTTAGCGATATAAAGGATTGTGCAGATAAAATGGCACAACTAGTTGAAAAGGAGTTTAAGCCATTGTAA
- a CDS encoding PadR family transcriptional regulator: MFWHRRRGLKWLILYVLSKGTMTGAQIMDEIERTSYGMWRPSPGSVYPALDALESEGLIRISKVDGWKKYYELTEEGRKAIGVMSEEDKVKEAIEQLEFSARYIVENLEKLNDEDKRKVKNILDELSKVMR; the protein is encoded by the coding sequence ATGTTTTGGCATAGGAGAAGAGGCTTAAAGTGGCTTATATTGTACGTATTATCTAAAGGGACAATGACTGGCGCCCAAATTATGGATGAGATTGAGAGGACAAGCTATGGTATGTGGAGACCATCTCCAGGCTCTGTGTATCCTGCATTGGACGCTCTGGAATCTGAAGGTTTAATAAGAATTAGTAAAGTTGACGGGTGGAAAAAATATTATGAATTGACAGAAGAGGGTAGAAAAGCTATCGGAGTTATGTCAGAGGAGGATAAAGTTAAAGAAGCAATAGAACAATTGGAGTTCTCTGCTAGATACATAGTTGAGAATCTAGAGAAATTGAATGACGAGGATAAGCGAAAAGTGAAAAATATTTTGGATGAGTTAAGTAAAGTTATGCGATAA
- a CDS encoding TatD family hydrolase, whose product MLVDSHAHIDVGDFDADRDFIVNECEILIVNAGVDLQSNLKTLKLARKYNNIIPAIGFHPEFVKDKINEVDKCVELTRYANIISEVGLDYFWIKENELKRKQIEILERFLQIAEIEEKPVIIHIRGGMKDFLEMITSFRKVKFVIHSFEGSIKIADKVIELGGLISIPPIIVRDKDRQRVVKEIPLDFILTETDSPFMGPEKMSRNKPCNVKFAIKQISQLKRVEEDEVEEKIYKNFLALVSSRLTTS is encoded by the coding sequence ATGTTAGTGGATTCTCACGCTCATATAGATGTTGGAGACTTTGATGCGGATAGGGATTTTATAGTAAATGAATGTGAAATTCTAATAGTAAACGCTGGTGTTGATCTCCAAAGCAATTTAAAAACGCTTAAATTAGCTAGAAAATATAACAATATTATTCCGGCAATAGGCTTTCATCCTGAGTTTGTGAAAGATAAGATAAATGAGGTAGATAAGTGCGTGGAGTTAACAAGATACGCAAATATAATAAGTGAGGTTGGTTTAGATTACTTTTGGATAAAGGAGAACGAACTCAAAAGAAAACAAATTGAAATTCTAGAGAGATTCTTGCAAATAGCTGAGATAGAAGAAAAGCCAGTAATAATCCATATAAGGGGAGGAATGAAAGATTTCTTGGAGATGATTACCTCATTCAGAAAAGTTAAATTTGTAATACATAGTTTTGAGGGAAGTATAAAAATAGCTGATAAGGTAATTGAACTTGGTGGATTAATATCAATTCCCCCAATAATAGTGAGGGATAAGGATAGACAGAGAGTGGTTAAGGAGATACCTTTAGATTTTATTCTTACAGAAACTGATTCACCGTTTATGGGTCCAGAAAAAATGAGTAGAAATAAACCTTGTAATGTAAAGTTTGCTATAAAGCAAATTAGTCAATTAAAAAGAGTAGAAGAAGATGAAGTTGAGGAAAAAATATACAAGAATTTCCTCGCTTTAGTTTCTAGTCGTCTTACAACAAGCTAG
- a CDS encoding enoyl-CoA hydratase/isomerase family protein, whose product MPIEVYEYDKYILLKFYPKDNKYNLFNVEFMTQLIDTLSAINDNKGKRFLIIRGEDNFGTGADIRELIKASNDNEFAITFFTYMREIFHKMLDMNKIVISQVKKIAYGASMELLLLSDYVISESKAMFATPGVKIGVFPPVLSSIGHFILGYNNIKRIAMKGEVIDANEAKSIGLVHIVNDDLDKATFELIKELSISAPSATLYIKRNMLRPFRDYIDKAFNDLIIQIQSEEAREGLLSFINKTNPPWF is encoded by the coding sequence ATGCCTATTGAAGTTTACGAGTATGATAAGTATATTTTGTTGAAATTTTACCCAAAAGACAATAAATATAATTTATTTAATGTTGAGTTCATGACACAGTTGATAGATACTTTATCAGCAATAAATGACAATAAGGGTAAAAGATTTCTTATTATTAGGGGAGAGGATAACTTTGGTACAGGTGCGGACATTAGAGAATTAATTAAAGCCTCCAACGATAATGAATTCGCTATTACATTCTTCACCTATATGAGGGAAATATTTCATAAAATGCTAGATATGAATAAAATAGTTATTTCCCAAGTAAAAAAGATAGCCTATGGAGCTTCTATGGAGCTTCTATTGCTATCAGATTACGTCATATCGGAATCTAAGGCAATGTTCGCAACACCGGGTGTAAAAATAGGTGTATTTCCCCCGGTTCTCTCATCAATTGGCCATTTTATATTAGGTTATAATAACATTAAAAGAATAGCAATGAAAGGTGAGGTTATTGATGCAAATGAGGCTAAATCTATAGGTTTAGTACACATTGTTAATGACGATTTGGATAAGGCAACCTTTGAATTGATTAAAGAACTATCAATTTCTGCACCTTCTGCAACTTTATATATAAAAAGAAATATGCTAAGACCATTTAGAGATTACATTGATAAAGCTTTTAATGATCTTATTATACAAATCCAGAGTGAAGAAGCAAGAGAGGGACTATTAAGCTTTATTAATAAGACCAACCCACCCTGGTTTTAG